The proteins below are encoded in one region of Saccopteryx leptura isolate mSacLep1 chromosome 1, mSacLep1_pri_phased_curated, whole genome shotgun sequence:
- the KCNE3 gene encoding potassium voltage-gated channel subfamily E member 3 isoform X1 translates to METTNGTETWYESLHAVLKALNATLHSNLLCRPASDNLTEEPRTSLPGRDDNSYMYILFVMFLFAVTVGSLILGYTRSRKVDKRSDPYHVYIKNRVSII, encoded by the coding sequence ATGGAGACCACCAATGGGACTGAGACCTGGTATGAGAGTCTGCACGCTGTTCTGAAGGCTCTAAATGCCACTCTGCACAGCAATTTGCTCTGCCGGCCAGCGTCAGACAACCTGACTGAGGAGCCGAGGACCAGCCTACCTGGCCGTGATGACAACTCCTACATGTATATTCTTTTTGTCATGTTTCTATTTGCTGTCACTGTGGGCAGCCTCATCCTGGGATACACCCGCTCCCGCAAAGTGGACAAGCGCAGTGATCCCTACCATGTATACATCAAGAACCGTGTGTCTATCATTTGA
- the KCNE3 gene encoding potassium voltage-gated channel subfamily E member 3 isoform X2: protein MRAAHRRAGGAQCCAPSSTGRGVPRADPRPSELCGEAATEVNTETPGVQRHLEEAEGLRLTQSQRICLLFALLRQRRALEPINKL from the exons ATGCGGGCTGCGCACAGACGGGCCGGCGGAGCGCAGTGCTGTGCACCCTCCAGCACAGGACGCGGTGTCCCACGAGCAGATCCGCGCCCCTCGGAGCTTTGCGGAGAGGCAG CTACTGAAGTGAATACTGAGACCCCAGGAGTTCAGAGACATCTTGAAGAGGCTGAGGGGCTGAGACTGACTCAAAGCCAGAGAATTTGCCTGCTATTTG CTCTGCTTAGACAAAGAAGGGCTTTGGAACCCATCAATAAACTCTGA